TCGAGGTAATCGTTCAGGTGAACACGCCGCTCGAGTACCAAAAGAGCCCCCACCCGCCGAGCAGCCAGCATCGTGGCCGTGCGCGCGATCTCCTCGAGCAACTCGCTCTGCTCCCGTCGTGTTCCTGCGAACACTCGCCAGCGCCCGACCTGCGTCAAGGCTCTCCTGATATCGTTCTGAAACAGGACCACGAGAATGAGAATCGCGGACGACAAAAAGGTGCTGAGAATCCACGAAAGCGTATAAAGCTCGAAATACTGCGCGGTCCAGTAGAGCACCCCCACCGTGAGCAATCCGTAGACCATCTGCACCGCTCGCGTGCCACGAATCAAGCCGATCAACCAATAGACAAGGACTGTGATGATCAGCACGTCAGCCAAATCAGCCAGACGAATATTGCTGATCAGGTCATTCACGAACCTACCACCTGCCGCATACCGTCAACAAGGGACAATGCCCTGCGAGTCTCGGCGACATCATGGACGCGGACGACGGATGCGCCCCGCGCGGCAGCAAGTACAGCGGCGGCGACAGACGCTTCGAGACGGTCCTCCGGACCTTCGTCGACGAGGCCGGCGTCAGACAGAAACTCGCCGAGAAACCTCTTTCGCGACAGACCGATAACCACAGGAAACCCTAGTTCGGCGAATTCATCCAACCGGTCGAGAATGTGGACATTATCGCAAGTCCTTTTGCCAAACCCGATACCGGGATCGATGAGGATGTCCGAGCGAGGAACTCCCGCTTCGACAAACTCCGCAACTCGAGCCGACAGCGATCTCGAGATCTCGGAGACCGGATCTTCGTATTGTGGAGCGTTCTGCATATCAGAGGGGGTCCCTCGAATGTGCCCGACGACCACGGGGACCGCTAGAGACGAAATTTCTGCAGCCATGGTCGAATCCGCCAAACCGCCAGAAACGTCGTTCACGAGACAAGCACCAGCTTCAACCGCCGCTCGAGCTACCGAGGCTTTCATCGTGTCGATCGAAATCGGGACAGGCGAGACTGCGGCCAGTCGCTCAAGTACCGGAAGCACTCGTTCCATTTCATCGGCAGCCGCCACGGATGCCGCACCCGGACGGGTGGATTCCCCACCGAGATCGAGAAGATCGGCGCCGGCGTCAATGAGAGCCATGCCGGCATCAAAGGCCTGCTGATGATCGGATACCCGACTGCCAGCATAAAAGGAGTCTGGTGTGAGGTTCAGAACCCCCATCACCAACGTACGCGCTCCACCCACGGTCCAGGAAACTGAGGCACCCGGCGCGCGAAACGTACGAGGACTCCCCAGTGCCGACATCATCTTCAGAGGCTGGCGCCGGGGGGTGCCTCGGGAGTTGTCTTGGCGAACTCCGCGACAATCTCCTCAAGCTCCTCGCGGTCGAGCACTTCCTTTTTCAGCAGCACACGCGCCATCTCCTCGAGAGCTTCATCGTTATCCACCAGAAGTTGCTTGGCACGCTCGTAGCCACCGACCACGAGTTCACGAACTTCGCTGTCAATCAGATTGGCCGTGGACTCGGAGTACCCCTGCGTCTGCGAAAAATCACGCCCGAGAAATACGTTCTCGTCCGAGCCACCAAATCGAATCGGACCCAGCTTCTCGCTCATGCCCCACTCGCAAACCATGCGGCGTGCAATATCGGTCGCCCGCTCGAGGTCATTGCCAGCGCCTGTCGTGGTGTGCCCCAGCTTCAATTGTTCGGCGGCGCGACCACCGAACAAAATCGCCAGATCATTCTCCAGCTTATGCTTGCTGAGCGTATGACGGTCCGCCTCGGGCAACTGTTGGGTCAACCCGAGAGCCATTCCACGGGGAATGATGGTGACCTTATGCACCGGATCAGTTTCGGGCAGCAACATCGCCACGAGTGCATGGCCCGCTTCATGATAGGCGGTGTTTTTCTTCTCCTCGTCGCTGATGATCATTGAGCGACGCTCGGAGCCCATCATCACCTTGTCCTTGGCGTGCTCAAAGTCGACGTGTGCCACCTGCTCCTTGTCAGAACGCGCAGCAAGCAACGCAGCCTCGTTCACGAGGTTTTCCAGATCAGCACCCGAGAAACCTGGGGTTCCCTTGGCCAGAACCTCAACTTCTACGTCATCCGCGACGGGGACACGCTGCATATGCACGCGGATGATCCCCTCGCGACCCTTCACGTCAGGCCTCGGGACGACCACGCGCCTGTCGAAGCGGCCCGGGCGCAACAGGGCAGGGTCGAGAACGTCCGCTCTGTTGGTAGCTGCGATCAGGATCACGCCCTCGTTGGATTCAAATCCGTCCATCTCCACGAGCAACTGGTTGAGCGTCTGCTCGCGTTCGTCGTGACCACCACCGAGGCCCGCGCCTCGCTGCCGACCGACGGCATCGATTTCATCAATGAAGATAATACAGGGAGCGTTCTTCTTGCCCTGCACAAACAAGTCGCGCACACGCGACGCACCGACGCCGACAAACATCTCGACAAAATCCGAACCCGAGATCGAGAAAAACGGTACGCCGGCTTCACCAGCGATCGCTCGGGCCAGCAACGTCTTGCCCGTGCCGGGAGGTCCGACGAGCAAAACGCCCTTGGGGATTCGTCCACCCAGCTTGGTGAACTTCTTGGGGTCCTTGAGAAAGGCGATGATCTCTTCGAGTTCTTCTTTTGCTTCCTGAACGCCTGCCACGTCCTTGAAGGTATTCTTCTCCTGCGCTTCGTTGAGCAGACGCGCGCGACTCTTGCCGAAAGACATGGCCTTGCCGCCGCCAACCTGCATCTGACGCATGAAGAAAATCCAGACGCCGATCAAGAGCAGCATCGGGAACCACTGAACCAGCAGGATCACGTACCAGGGTTCGCCCTCTTCGGGCTGGGCCTCGATCTTCACATCTTGCGCGCGGAGGCGGCTCACCAGGTCCGTGTCGCCGGGATCATAAGTGCGGAAGGAGTCTCCGTCCTTGTAGCGACCGGTGATTTCCTT
The genomic region above belongs to Candidatus Binatia bacterium and contains:
- the cdaA gene encoding diadenylate cyclase CdaA, encoding MNDLISNIRLADLADVLIITVLVYWLIGLIRGTRAVQMVYGLLTVGVLYWTAQYFELYTLSWILSTFLSSAILILVVLFQNDIRRALTQVGRWRVFAGTRREQSELLEEIARTATMLAARRVGALLVLERRVHLNDYLDAGTRVDARVTRELLVSIFLPQSPIHDGAVIIREGRIVAAGCFLPLTASPAISKSLGSRHRAAIGVTEESDAVVVVISEEEGLISLVHEGRMVKAVDAKELLAALEQAVSS
- the folP gene encoding dihydropteroate synthase, with product MMSALGSPRTFRAPGASVSWTVGGARTLVMGVLNLTPDSFYAGSRVSDHQQAFDAGMALIDAGADLLDLGGESTRPGAASVAAADEMERVLPVLERLAAVSPVPISIDTMKASVARAAVEAGACLVNDVSGGLADSTMAAEISSLAVPVVVGHIRGTPSDMQNAPQYEDPVSEISRSLSARVAEFVEAGVPRSDILIDPGIGFGKRTCDNVHILDRLDEFAELGFPVVIGLSRKRFLGEFLSDAGLVDEGPEDRLEASVAAAVLAAARGASVVRVHDVAETRRALSLVDGMRQVVGS
- the ftsH gene encoding ATP-dependent zinc metalloprotease FtsH, with product MNQFSRNLLLWLVLGLLFMLLFQIFSKPEETEPERVYSEFSTALERGEISEVTIQGKEITGRYKDGDSFRTYDPGDTDLVSRLRAQDVKIEAQPEEGEPWYVILLVQWFPMLLLIGVWIFFMRQMQVGGGKAMSFGKSRARLLNEAQEKNTFKDVAGVQEAKEELEEIIAFLKDPKKFTKLGGRIPKGVLLVGPPGTGKTLLARAIAGEAGVPFFSISGSDFVEMFVGVGASRVRDLFVQGKKNAPCIIFIDEIDAVGRQRGAGLGGGHDEREQTLNQLLVEMDGFESNEGVILIAATNRADVLDPALLRPGRFDRRVVVPRPDVKGREGIIRVHMQRVPVADDVEVEVLAKGTPGFSGADLENLVNEAALLAARSDKEQVAHVDFEHAKDKVMMGSERRSMIISDEEKKNTAYHEAGHALVAMLLPETDPVHKVTIIPRGMALGLTQQLPEADRHTLSKHKLENDLAILFGGRAAEQLKLGHTTTGAGNDLERATDIARRMVCEWGMSEKLGPIRFGGSDENVFLGRDFSQTQGYSESTANLIDSEVRELVVGGYERAKQLLVDNDEALEEMARVLLKKEVLDREELEEIVAEFAKTTPEAPPGASL